One Bosea sp. 685 DNA segment encodes these proteins:
- a CDS encoding ABC transporter ATP-binding protein, whose protein sequence is MTRRLRLEGVTRRFGGLVAVDDVSFSVPAQGVTAVIGPNGAGKTTLFNLISGFLPPSSGQIIFEEQDITGLPPVRIATRGLVRTFQLVRLFEDLSVLDNVKVGCHLHGKAGLFSALLRPASARREEAEVESRARELLAFTGLAALAEEPASSLPYGRQRLLELARAMAAGPRLILLDEPAAGLNAEESAALSRIIRRIAETGTTVLLVEHDMTLVMNTADRIVAVDFGRKIAEGTPAQIRSDPAVIAAYLGAPASKEAAHG, encoded by the coding sequence ATGACCCGCCGCCTGCGGCTCGAGGGCGTGACGCGCCGCTTCGGCGGCCTCGTTGCCGTCGACGATGTCAGCTTTTCCGTGCCGGCCCAGGGTGTCACGGCCGTGATCGGCCCCAATGGCGCCGGCAAGACCACATTGTTCAACCTGATCTCGGGCTTCCTGCCCCCGAGTTCGGGACAGATCATCTTCGAGGAGCAGGACATCACCGGCCTGCCGCCGGTCAGGATCGCGACGCGCGGGCTGGTGCGCACCTTCCAGCTCGTCAGATTGTTCGAGGATCTGAGCGTGCTCGACAACGTCAAGGTCGGTTGCCATCTGCATGGCAAGGCCGGCCTGTTTTCCGCCTTGCTGCGCCCGGCCTCGGCCCGGCGCGAGGAAGCCGAGGTCGAAAGCCGCGCCCGCGAGCTCCTGGCTTTCACCGGCCTTGCTGCGCTGGCCGAGGAACCCGCCTCCAGCCTGCCCTATGGCCGGCAGCGCCTGCTCGAACTGGCTCGCGCCATGGCCGCGGGTCCGCGCCTGATCCTGCTCGACGAGCCGGCGGCGGGGCTGAACGCCGAGGAATCGGCCGCCCTGTCGCGGATCATCAGGCGCATCGCCGAGACGGGCACGACGGTGCTGCTGGTCGAACACGACATGACTTTGGTGATGAACACGGCCGACCGGATCGTCGCGGTCGATTTCGGCCGCAAGATCGCCGAGGGCACGCCGGCGCAGATCCGCTCCGACCCGGCCGTGATCGCGGCCTATCTCGGCGCTCCCGCCAGCAAGGAAGCGGCCCATGGCTGA